In Dermacentor silvarum isolate Dsil-2018 chromosome 2, BIME_Dsil_1.4, whole genome shotgun sequence, the following proteins share a genomic window:
- the LOC125943062 gene encoding uncharacterized protein LOC125943062: protein MPQPPTLEEFAIGLKRSLANLFFRVAEARKVPNSTCEALFQEVEAILRWTMQQFAEQVRCAVNSSFSDVPESLTNLLNCNFLEGLFDDIRSQYQRVQFAKSKFPFTEAQKCMYTDSDRASFYYVPVGSVLKNFMQCKGISEQIMKPEAAEATVLRSYREGRIYKKHVTNMLANSNDKLLHLLLYTDELEITNPIGAARGVHKLLAVYYSVLNVPAAYRSQLKMLHLAIMAKYVDVQKHGMEVVLRPFLAELKALQDRGLSVILDGKEVRVKVVVLAFCGDNLSMHRLGGFSCNFAHGSVCRFCMAQIKNLSSLTREDLCQIRTRELHENHLKAIQLNPALYKRLYGVNGESVMSSLEDFDVTSQLAPDIMHDMFEGALPFVIQHVLKGLFDDHILSSSDLEKVSKFHYGRNDVTNKPLPPSEAFVQGKSALKGTASQKWCLFRLLPQIFGSSVPEESEDWEVYLLLREIIDMFLSDNLPLQSLSYLEIKVQEFLRSFISRYPSARLIPKMHYLIHYPRMISLFGPLKQLWCMRFEAKHQYFKSLATRVKNFRNICKTLADRHQLLQSFEFSELALDGVLSTNSAKPVERAELHPCIQEVLPVGITWQAKSVTLRQVTYKVEDVLVMRKGDDPEFCQIIGIFIVSNEVAFLVERLEVLEFRRHRYSFRVAKCGSMSAAKPGDEALPECLDLYFGGEVVPRCEVVLFD from the coding sequence ATGCCGCAGCCCCCAACACTCGAAGAATTTGCCATAGGATTGAAAAGATCACTTGCAAACCTGTTCTTTCGTGTTGCTGAAGCACGAAAGGTACCCAATTCCACCTGCGAAGCTTTGTTCCAAGAAGTTGAGGCTATACTTAGATGGACTATGCAACAGTTTGCAGAGCAAGTAAGGTGTGCGGTGAATTCATCTTTTTCTGATGTACCTGAATCACTTACTAACTTGTTGAACTGCAACTTCCTTGAAGGCCTTTTTGATGATATTCGCTCGCAGTACCAAAGAGTTCAGTTTGCTAAATCCAAGTTTCCTTTCACTGAGGCCCAGAAGTGCATGTATACTGACAGTGACCGAGCTTCTTTCTACTACGTTCCGGTAGGCAGTGTGTTGAAGAATTTTATGCAGTGCAAGGGTATCTCTGAACAGATAATGAAACCCGAGGCTGCGGAAGCAACTGTACTACGAAGCTATCGTGAAGGCAGGATTTATAAGAAGCATGTAACTAACATGCTTGCGAACTCTAATGACAAGCTGCTTCACCTTTTATTATATACAGATGAACTTGAAATTACTAACCCAATTGGAGCAGCCAGAGGTGTGCACAAGCTTTTGGCAGTCTATTACAGTGTACTCAATGTACCTGCTGCATATCGTTCACAGTTGAAAATGCTGCATCTCGCAATAATGGCAAAGTATGTAGATGTACAAAAGCATGGCATGGAGGTTGTGCTCAGGCCATTCCTTGCAGAATTAAAAGCACTGCAGGATAGAGGCCTTAGTGTCATCTTGGATGGAAAGGAAGTGCGTGTAAAGGTAGTAGTCTTAGCTTTCTGTGGAGACAACTTGTCGATGCATCGCTTGGGCGGTTTCTCCTGCAACTTTGCTCATGGATCTGTTTGCCGGTTTTGCATGGCGCAAATCAAAAACCTTTCATCACTAACAAGAGAAGATCTATGCCAAATCAGGACTAGAGAGCTCCATGAAAACCACCTGAAAGCCATTCAATTAAACCCAGCATTGTATAAGCGGCTGTATGGGGTGAATGGTGAGTCAGTAATGTCTTCTCTTGAAGACTTTGATGTTACATCACAGTTAGCACCGGATATCATGCATGACATGTTTGAAGGAGCATTGCCGTTTGTAATACAGCATGTGCTAAAAGGGTTGTTTGATGACCATATTTTGTCCTCATCAGACCTTGAAAAAGTAAGCAAGTTTCACTATGGTCGAAATGATGTGACAAACAAACCGCTGCCGCCAAGTGAAGCCTTTGTACAAGGTAAAAGTGCTCTGAAGGGCACTGCATCACAAAAATGGTGCctttttcgactcttgccccaaaTATTTGGGTCCAGTGTTCCAGAAGAAAGTGAGGACTGGGAAGTGTACCTCCTCCTAAGAGAAATAATAGACATGTTTTTATCAGACAACCTTCCATTGCAGTCCCTTTCATACCTGGAAATTAAAGTACAAGAGTTCCTTCGTTCCTTCATCAGTCGCTACCCATCTGCTCGTCTCATTCCAAAGATGCACTATCTGATACACTACCCCCGCATGATATCTCTTTTTGGACCACTTAAGCAGTTGTGGTGCATGAGGTTCGAGGCAAAACACCAGTATTTTAAGAGCCTTGCAACGCGTGTCAAGAATTTCAGGAATATCTGCAAGACCCTTGCAGATAGGCACCAGCTGCTGCAAAGTTTTGAGTTCAGTGAATTAGCTTTGGACGGTGTGCTGTCTACGAACAGTGCAAAACCTGTGGAGAGGGCTGAGCTTCACCCATGCATTCAAGAGGTGCTGCCAGTTGGCATCACCTGGCAGGCAAAGTCAGTGACACTACGCCAGGTAACCTACAAAGTAGAAGATGTGCTTGTAATGCGCAAAGGGGATGACCCAGAGTTTTGCCAGATTATTGGCATCTTCATTGTGAGCAATGAAGTTGCTTTTTTAGTCGAGAGACTTGAGGTGCTAGAATTCAGAAGGCACCGATATTCCTTTCGGGTCGCAAAGTGTGGTTCAATGTCTGCTGCGAAACCTGGAGATGAAGCACTTCCAGAGTGCCTTGACCTCTATTTTGGAGGGGAAGTTGTCCCAAGATGTGAAGTTGTGTTGTTTGATTAA